The window AGCGCAGCAAAGAACACTTTCAAGGTACATAACAATGACGAACTCAAATTTTTCTCAAGGTATCTTCCGAGTCCCATAATACAAGAATACTTACCTGGCCCAGAGATCACTAGCGATGTGATTTGCGATTTAAGTGGCGATGTACTCGGAGTCGCCTCGCGAAAGCGGATTGAAGTCCGTTGGGGGGAAGTCGCAAAGGGAGTAACTATTCACAATGGTGCTATTATTGAAGCCTGTATCAAAATCGCAAAAGCATTACCTGCGGTCGGCCCCATTACCGTGCAATGCATGATGAAATCTGGAGTACCTCACTTTACTGAGATAAACGCCCGATTAGGGGGGGGTATCCCTTTAGGAATCGCTGCAGGTGTCAATGCCCCATTATGGCTTCTTGCTCGCTTGGCAGGCATCCAGATAAACATTCCAAAGGTGGGTAGTTACAAGACAGGTCTTTTTATGACCCGGTTTGATCAATCCTTTTTCTTAAGCAAGGAAGATCATGCCTCTCTTGAGAGCTGTAATTTTTGATTTGGACGATACCCTTTACCCCGAGCAGGAATTCGTTCTAAGCGGGTTCCGTTCAGTATCCAAATGGGCGCAGGTACATCTTAACATACCTGAAAGAGAAAGTTTCCGTATATTAACGCAACTATTTTCGGAAGGCGTTCGAGGCGACACATTTAACCGCTGGCTCGAAATTCATGGTAGGAGCCAAGAAATTATTCCTAGCTTGCTCCGCGTTTACCGCGAGCACAAACCCTGTATAAAACCCTTCCCCGAAGTTACTAATATACTTTCTGATTTAAGAAAAAACTACCAGATAGGCCTTCTGAGCGATGGTTATTTTAGCGTCCAACAGGCCAAGCTTCTGAGTCTGGGCTTATCCGATTTTTTCGATGTAATACTATTTACAGACGAATTAGGGAGAGCTAATTGGAAACCCAGCATCACTCCATTCAGAGAAATAAGTCGACGCCTAGGCTTGGACAATCCCGTTCAGGCTGTTTATGTAGGTGACAACCCTGTTAAGGATTTTTTTGGGGCCAAGCAGATAGGAATGGGCACCATTTGGATAAAGCGGGATAAAGGTGAATATGTTCACATGCAACCTCCAACTGCGGATCACCAGCCAATGTTTGAATTAAACAGCCTTGCTAATCTCCCTGCATTACTCGCAACGATGTTGGACGGTGACAGGTAGCCATGCCACATAAGCGGATCTTTCTCTCCCCTCCCCACATGAGCGGCCTAGAGAGCGGCTTGATCGAGCAGGCCTTCGAAAGCAATTATA of the Desulfatiglans anilini DSM 4660 genome contains:
- a CDS encoding HAD family hydrolase gives rise to the protein MRAVIFDLDDTLYPEQEFVLSGFRSVSKWAQVHLNIPERESFRILTQLFSEGVRGDTFNRWLEIHGRSQEIIPSLLRVYREHKPCIKPFPEVTNILSDLRKNYQIGLLSDGYFSVQQAKLLSLGLSDFFDVILFTDELGRANWKPSITPFREISRRLGLDNPVQAVYVGDNPVKDFFGAKQIGMGTIWIKRDKGEYVHMQPPTADHQPMFELNSLANLPALLATMLDGDR
- a CDS encoding ATP-grasp domain-containing protein yields the protein MGTLPDRSLAPTVLFTSVGRRVELLRAFRQAYKTLGFKSRIVAVDIDSLAPALKEADISYIIPRLSAPDFLATLLDICRRDRVRLILPLIDPDIPVLATHQQTIEATGARVAVVSKKASKIADDKWLTTNFFRSLGLDTPRSWLPDQTLCTSLDYPVFIKPRSGSAAKNTFKVHNNDELKFFSRYLPSPIIQEYLPGPEITSDVICDLSGDVLGVASRKRIEVRWGEVAKGVTIHNGAIIEACIKIAKALPAVGPITVQCMMKSGVPHFTEINARLGGGIPLGIAAGVNAPLWLLARLAGIQINIPKVGSYKTGLFMTRFDQSFFLSKEDHASLESCNF